A single Oncorhynchus mykiss isolate Arlee chromosome 22, USDA_OmykA_1.1, whole genome shotgun sequence DNA region contains:
- the b3galt1b gene encoding beta-1,3-galactosyltransferase 1 produces the protein MPSKVSCLYVLTVVCWASALWYLGISRPTSSYVSGQMSLPIRKTVKTLKNTTFSNIRTRTLNPHAFDFVINEPKKCESNTPFLVILISTTHKEFDARQAIRETWGDESTYSDIRIITLFLLGRNTDAVLNQMVEQESQIFHDIVVEDFIDSYHNLTLKTLMGMRWVATFCSQAQYVMKTDSDIFVNMDNLVYKLLKPTTKPKRRYFTGYVINGGPIRDMRSKWYMPRDLYPEAKYPPFCSGTGYVFSVDVAELIYKTSLHTRLLHLEDVYVGLCLRKLGIHPYQNSGFNHWKMAYSLCRYRRVITVHQISPEEMHRIWNDMSSKKHLRC, from the coding sequence ATGCCTTCAAAAGTCTCATGCTTGTACGTGTTGACGGTCGTTTGCTGGGCAAGTGCTCTTTGGTACTTGGGTATATCCCGGCCGACATCCTCCTATGTCAGTGGGCAGATGTCTTTGCCGATCCGGAAGACTGTGAAAACCCTTAAGAACACTACGTTCAGCAACATCCGGACGCGAACGCTGAACCCACACGCCTTCGACTTTGTCATCAACGAGCCTAAGAAATGTGAGAGCAACACGCCCTTCCTGGTCATCCTGATCAGCACCACACACAAAGAATTCGATGCCCGTCAGGCCATCCGGGAGACCTGGGGAGATGAGAGCACCTACAGCGACATCCGCATCATCACCCTCTTCCTGCTGGGCCGCAACACGGACGCCGTCCTCAACCAGATGGTGGAACAGGAGAGCCAGATCTTCCACGACATTGTGGTGGAGGACTTCATAGACTCGTATCACAACCTCACCCTCAAGACCCTGATGGGCATGCGCTGGGTGGCCACCTTCTGCTCCCAGGCCCAGTACGTCATGAAGACGGACAGTGACATTTTCGTCAACATGGACAATCTGGTCTACAAGCTTCTGAAGCCCACCACCAAGCCCAAGAGGAGGTACTTCACGGGCTACGTCATCAACGGCGGTCCCATCAGAGACATGCGCAGTAAGTGGTATATGCCCAGAGACCTGTACCCCGAGGCTAAGTACCCCCCCTTCTGCTCGGGCACAGGGTACGTGTTCTCAGTGGACGTGGCTGAGCTGATCTATAAGACCTCTCTGCACACCAGACTGCTCCACCTGGAGGACGTGTACGTGGGACTGTGTCTGAGGAAGCTGGGCATCCACCCCTATCAGAACAGTGGCTTCAATCACTGGAAAATGGCCTACAGCCTGTGTAGGTACCGTCGTGTTATCACTGTCCACCAGATTTCACCGGAAGAAATGCACCGGATCTGGAACGACATGTCCAGCAAGAAACACCTCCGATGCTAG